In a genomic window of Roseiflexus castenholzii DSM 13941:
- a CDS encoding SufB/SufD family protein, which translates to MKAQQMPIMTMPHNDPAWAREYEAILQAYEQAGGPIAALRSGRVAALVVSANRVLGAITVLGVTINAEPLPDGVRAQIMVAPGVRLERPMHLCFGMIAETGVQRIVADYEIGVGAQVEFLAHCTFPNARDLRHIMDATVRISEDAHMNYTEAHYHGPHGGVVVEARAGVAIGAGGRYFSTFSLVHGRVGRLLIDYIADVAASGVADLTSMVYGVDDDDIEVREVVRLNGEKARGLAKTRIAVRDRARSRVFTTAEGNAPGTRGHMDCAEIVRGDAVAANIPTIIVRSDEAHVTHEAAIGSVNRKELETLMARGLDEDTAVDVIIRGMLGRL; encoded by the coding sequence ATGAAAGCGCAACAGATGCCGATCATGACCATGCCGCATAACGACCCGGCATGGGCGCGTGAGTATGAAGCAATCCTGCAAGCATACGAACAGGCGGGCGGACCAATTGCTGCATTGCGATCCGGTCGCGTTGCGGCGCTGGTCGTCAGCGCCAATCGTGTGCTTGGCGCTATCACAGTGCTGGGGGTGACGATCAACGCCGAACCGCTGCCGGATGGCGTTCGGGCGCAGATTATGGTTGCGCCAGGGGTGCGGTTGGAGCGCCCGATGCACCTCTGTTTCGGCATGATCGCGGAAACCGGTGTGCAGCGGATTGTTGCCGATTATGAGATCGGCGTCGGTGCGCAGGTTGAGTTTCTGGCGCACTGCACCTTTCCCAACGCCCGCGATCTGCGGCACATCATGGACGCCACTGTGCGCATCAGTGAAGATGCTCATATGAACTACACTGAAGCGCACTACCACGGACCGCACGGCGGCGTGGTCGTCGAAGCGCGCGCTGGCGTGGCTATCGGTGCAGGAGGGCGCTATTTCAGCACGTTCAGCCTGGTGCACGGGCGCGTCGGTCGGTTGCTGATCGACTACATCGCCGATGTAGCCGCGTCCGGCGTCGCCGACCTGACCTCAATGGTGTACGGCGTCGATGACGATGACATCGAGGTGCGCGAGGTGGTGCGTCTCAACGGAGAGAAGGCGCGCGGGTTGGCGAAGACCCGTATCGCCGTGCGCGATCGCGCCCGCAGCCGGGTATTCACCACTGCTGAAGGCAATGCCCCTGGAACGCGGGGGCACATGGACTGCGCCGAGATCGTGCGGGGCGATGCTGTGGCAGCAAACATACCGACCATCATTGTCCGCAGCGACGAAGCGCACGTCACCCACGAAGCGGCGATTGGCTCGGTCAACCGCAAGGAACTCGAAACCCTGATGGCGCGCGGGCTTGACGAAGATACCGCGGTGGATGTGATTATTCGGGGGATGTTAGGGAGATTGTGA
- a CDS encoding SulP family inorganic anion transporter: MAVSSSLKTPLTGQGLRRYFPFLDWLLHYRRSDLPNDLVAGLVTAIMLIPQSMAYAQLAGLSPQVGLYASVAPLAIYALLGTSGQLSVGPVAITSLAVFAGVSALAEPGSSRYLELVLLLAFIVGLVKLLLGLLRLGFVMNFVSHPVLAGFTSASALIIAAGQLKYLLGYRIEGEHVHEIVLNAVAGVNQTNPATLAIGAISIALLILFRSQLKPLLQQRTRLPAAAVTLIVSGAPLVTVLLGILVSWFWRLNETAGVRVVGAIPQGFAPFTLPTWSAADAQALLPTAMTIVFISVVESIAVAKALASKRRKAINADQELVALGAANLTASVTGGYPVTGGFARSVVNDQAGAVTGLASLVTAASIGIIVLWFTPLFYYLPQAVLAATVIVAVLSLFKPGEALRIWRMNRTDAVTWGVTFAVVLLFGIEAGILAGVVFAILLFLWRTSRPHIAIVGRVGQSEHFRNVLRHQVQTCPHVVAVRVDESLYFANTRYLEDALLRIVAERPEVKHLVLIGSAINFIDASAMETLESLLRELRAAGVALHLADIKGPVMDQLQRAGFIDHLGAERVYLSTHQAMRALECV, encoded by the coding sequence ATGGCTGTCTCTTCGTCGCTTAAAACGCCGCTGACCGGTCAGGGTCTCCGGCGTTATTTTCCGTTTCTCGACTGGCTGCTCCACTATCGCCGGTCTGATCTCCCAAACGACCTGGTCGCCGGTCTGGTGACGGCAATCATGCTCATTCCGCAGAGCATGGCGTATGCCCAGCTTGCCGGTTTGTCGCCACAGGTCGGGTTATATGCATCGGTTGCGCCGCTGGCGATCTACGCATTGCTCGGCACCTCCGGGCAACTGTCGGTCGGTCCGGTCGCCATCACGTCGCTGGCGGTCTTTGCCGGCGTCAGCGCCCTCGCCGAGCCGGGGAGTTCGCGCTATCTGGAATTGGTGTTGTTGCTGGCGTTTATCGTGGGGCTGGTCAAACTGCTGCTGGGGTTGCTGCGTCTGGGCTTTGTGATGAACTTTGTGTCGCACCCGGTGCTGGCGGGGTTCACCTCTGCGTCGGCGTTGATCATCGCTGCCGGGCAACTGAAGTATCTGCTTGGCTACCGGATCGAAGGCGAACATGTCCATGAGATTGTTCTGAACGCGGTTGCCGGTGTGAACCAGACGAACCCGGCGACCCTGGCGATCGGCGCGATCAGCATTGCCTTACTCATCCTGTTTCGTTCGCAGTTGAAGCCGCTCTTGCAGCAGCGCACGCGCCTGCCCGCCGCCGCTGTGACCCTGATCGTCAGCGGTGCGCCGCTGGTGACGGTGCTGCTCGGCATTCTGGTGTCGTGGTTCTGGCGGTTGAACGAGACTGCCGGGGTGCGGGTGGTTGGCGCCATTCCTCAAGGATTTGCGCCGTTCACCCTGCCAACATGGAGCGCTGCCGACGCACAGGCGCTTCTGCCCACAGCAATGACGATCGTCTTCATCAGCGTTGTCGAGTCGATCGCAGTCGCCAAGGCGCTAGCGAGCAAGCGCCGCAAGGCGATCAACGCCGATCAGGAGTTGGTGGCGCTCGGCGCTGCCAATCTGACAGCCAGCGTCACCGGTGGCTATCCCGTCACCGGCGGCTTTGCCCGCTCGGTGGTCAACGATCAGGCGGGCGCCGTGACCGGTCTGGCATCGCTGGTGACGGCAGCGAGCATTGGCATAATTGTGCTCTGGTTCACCCCGTTGTTCTACTACCTGCCACAGGCAGTGCTGGCAGCAACGGTTATCGTTGCGGTGTTGAGCCTGTTCAAACCGGGTGAAGCGCTGCGCATCTGGCGCATGAACCGCACCGACGCAGTGACGTGGGGAGTGACATTCGCCGTCGTGCTGTTGTTCGGCATCGAGGCTGGCATTCTGGCGGGGGTAGTCTTTGCCATTCTGCTCTTCCTCTGGCGCACCAGCCGACCACACATCGCCATCGTTGGGCGGGTTGGTCAAAGCGAGCATTTCCGCAATGTGCTGCGCCATCAGGTGCAGACCTGCCCGCACGTCGTAGCAGTGCGCGTTGATGAAAGCCTCTACTTTGCCAATACGCGCTACCTGGAAGACGCGCTCCTGCGCATCGTCGCTGAACGACCAGAAGTGAAGCATCTGGTGCTGATTGGCTCGGCGATCAATTTCATCGACGCCAGCGCAATGGAAACGCTGGAATCGCTGCTCCGCGAATTGCGCGCCGCCGGGGTCGCGTTGCACCTGGCGGACATCAAGGGACCGGTGATGGATCAACTGCAACGCGCCGGCTTTATTGATCACCTTGGCGCCGAACGAGTCTACCTGAGCACGCATCAGGCAATGCGGGCGCTGGAGTGTGTTTGA
- a CDS encoding beta-lactamase hydrolase domain-containing protein gives MKPCTNTVELAVAQKADLVRYDIDERLTLAGQPQPEDWAALAAEGFAVVINMRSDPERATTQQRSAEAAGLRYIHLPLPVYELEPEHLEQYHQTLAAEQGRVFLHCRSATRVALMWLLDRIVYDGWSREQAEATLRAAGYDDDAMETFAFCTDDYFERAAAASNR, from the coding sequence ATGAAACCATGCACAAATACTGTCGAACTGGCAGTCGCGCAAAAGGCTGATCTTGTTCGTTACGATATTGACGAGCGCCTGACGCTTGCCGGGCAGCCGCAGCCGGAAGACTGGGCAGCGCTGGCAGCGGAAGGGTTCGCGGTCGTGATCAATATGCGATCCGACCCGGAACGCGCCACAACTCAGCAGCGCAGCGCCGAGGCCGCCGGGTTGCGATATATTCACCTGCCGTTACCGGTCTACGAGTTGGAACCGGAGCATCTGGAGCAGTATCATCAGACTCTCGCGGCAGAGCAGGGGCGTGTGTTCCTTCACTGCCGTTCAGCAACGCGTGTGGCACTGATGTGGCTTCTTGATCGGATCGTGTACGATGGTTGGAGCCGCGAACAGGCGGAAGCGACATTGCGCGCGGCTGGCTATGATGACGATGCAATGGAAACCTTCGCGTTCTGTACGGATGATTATTTTGAGCGCGCCGCCGCCGCTTCCAATCGGTGA
- a CDS encoding DsrE/DsrF/DrsH-like family protein, giving the protein MTETTIERERETAALLDRIAALEARVAALEAHPTQGIEDRLAMVVFSGDLDKAIAALIIATGAASMGLETSMFFTFWGLNAVKKQKIFAGKNLLEQGFTAMLPGGLGQMGLSQMNFFGAGAQIIRKLMRDHGVMSVEELFDLARELGVRMVVCDMSRELLGVHDDELVDGLEHGGVATFLGDATRAKVTLFI; this is encoded by the coding sequence ATGACGGAGACAACGATTGAGCGCGAGCGTGAGACTGCCGCGCTGCTCGACAGAATTGCCGCACTCGAGGCGCGCGTTGCTGCGCTTGAAGCGCATCCTACACAGGGCATTGAAGATCGTCTGGCGATGGTCGTCTTCTCCGGCGACCTGGATAAAGCCATTGCTGCGCTGATCATTGCGACCGGCGCAGCGTCGATGGGGCTGGAAACCTCGATGTTCTTCACCTTCTGGGGCTTGAATGCGGTCAAGAAACAGAAGATATTCGCCGGAAAGAACCTGCTGGAACAGGGCTTCACAGCGATGCTGCCCGGCGGGTTGGGGCAGATGGGACTGTCACAGATGAACTTCTTCGGCGCCGGCGCGCAGATCATCCGCAAGTTGATGCGCGACCACGGCGTGATGTCGGTCGAGGAACTTTTCGATCTGGCGCGCGAACTGGGGGTGCGCATGGTCGTGTGCGACATGTCGCGCGAACTGCTCGGCGTACACGACGATGAGTTGGTCGATGGACTGGAGCACGGTGGCGTGGCGACATTCCTCGGCGACGCAACCCGCGCTAAAGTGACGTTGTTCATCTGA
- a CDS encoding sulfurtransferase TusA family protein, with protein sequence MELTYHQTLDVKGAKCPMPLVKSRKAITELPVGHILRVIATDRGSVADFQGWVKAAKNVELLAQEVVQEGGQELYVHYLRRTS encoded by the coding sequence ATGGAACTGACATATCACCAGACGCTCGATGTCAAGGGGGCGAAGTGCCCGATGCCACTTGTCAAAAGCCGCAAGGCGATCACCGAACTGCCGGTTGGTCATATTTTGCGGGTCATCGCCACCGACCGCGGTTCAGTCGCCGATTTCCAGGGATGGGTCAAGGCGGCGAAGAACGTCGAACTCCTGGCGCAGGAAGTGGTGCAGGAAGGCGGGCAGGAACTGTACGTCCATTATCTGCGGCGCACTTCTTGA
- a CDS encoding MBL fold metallo-hydrolase produces the protein MTVAEPQTQTSAMTASVLYDALLHNTAPFILDVRNPHDFARWRIEGRAGLTIQNIPYYDFIEDEEGAIARVPAEREVLVVCAKEGSSQYVADLLRARGIEARYLEGGILSWGYLYDTRDIVSASWGRIIQVARPARGDVSFIVISDGVAAVIDPLRHTAPYLEAIAMHGARLTHIFDTHVHADHISGGPALNHETGAPYYVHPYDAIHPIDMLPATIAYTALDDGQTYRVGQFELRIIWYPGHTLGQVNILAIAPDGSRYLFTGDGIFLRSFGRPDLGGKGEAWTPLLYESMARRLPPHLDDATLILPSHFSTLDEVDDVGRVTAPWGVVRQTNASLTHLKSEDEFRSFVLGNLPEFPPQYVEIKRVNIGLRTPSEADAEELELGKNVCALAQ, from the coding sequence ATGACTGTCGCAGAACCACAAACTCAGACATCGGCAATGACAGCCAGCGTCCTCTATGATGCGTTATTACACAATACGGCGCCATTCATTCTCGACGTGCGCAACCCGCACGACTTCGCGCGCTGGCGGATCGAAGGTCGCGCCGGGTTGACGATTCAGAACATTCCGTATTACGACTTTATCGAAGATGAAGAAGGTGCAATTGCTCGCGTTCCCGCCGAGCGCGAGGTTCTGGTCGTGTGCGCCAAGGAAGGGTCGTCACAGTACGTTGCCGATCTGCTGCGCGCGCGCGGTATCGAAGCCAGATATCTGGAAGGCGGTATTCTGAGCTGGGGGTATCTCTACGATACACGTGACATTGTCAGCGCCTCATGGGGGCGAATAATACAGGTTGCGCGTCCGGCGCGCGGTGATGTCAGTTTCATCGTCATCAGCGACGGCGTGGCTGCGGTCATCGATCCACTGCGCCATACGGCGCCCTATCTGGAAGCCATCGCAATGCACGGCGCGCGCCTGACGCATATTTTCGACACGCACGTGCACGCCGACCACATCAGTGGCGGACCGGCGCTCAACCACGAGACCGGCGCGCCGTACTACGTCCATCCCTACGATGCGATCCACCCGATTGACATGCTGCCGGCAACGATTGCGTACACGGCGCTCGATGACGGGCAGACGTATCGCGTCGGTCAATTCGAACTGCGGATAATCTGGTATCCAGGGCATACGTTGGGACAGGTGAACATTCTGGCAATCGCTCCCGACGGCTCACGCTATCTATTCACCGGTGATGGCATTTTCTTGCGCTCGTTCGGACGACCGGACCTCGGCGGCAAAGGCGAGGCATGGACGCCGCTGCTGTACGAGAGCATGGCGCGCCGCTTACCGCCACATCTCGACGATGCAACGCTCATCCTTCCATCCCACTTCTCGACGCTCGATGAAGTGGATGATGTCGGGCGCGTGACCGCGCCGTGGGGCGTTGTCCGGCAGACGAATGCGTCGCTGACGCACCTGAAGTCCGAGGACGAGTTCAGGTCGTTTGTCCTTGGCAATCTGCCAGAGTTTCCGCCGCAGTATGTCGAAATCAAGCGGGTGAATATCGGTCTGCGCACTCCTTCCGAGGCGGACGCGGAAGAACTAGAGCTTGGCAAGAATGTGTGCGCCCTGGCGCAGTGA
- a CDS encoding c-type cytochrome, whose translation MRHHHRVEVLLLWLTLLVACGAVADQMTRSTAVDTPVASPVVRRTGDPQRGAALFAGTVEIAGFVACRGCHAVDPAASDSLGPNLAGIALRAGSRISGVAADVYIRRSIEIHDDFVVPGFEAGLARAVVGRDFGEILSDQDIADLTAYLLTLDQAPIAQPPTPDSSPAPTLSPEPATVTAALAAFPLPATTAAATLPPTPTTTVEPSPVASPSPSPGNRALTTVSPTIMARETPHAPATPSPTAAIPIIPPPPTDAATPSPAPPANTPPASGADGSLPAELAVYTGCMTCHDQHPQSVVTMPHVRFPQCSACHSGSPSRVGCPTCHSMHRIEAPHGGENPNLPCSHCHADR comes from the coding sequence ATGCGTCACCATCACAGGGTGGAAGTGCTGCTCCTCTGGCTTACGCTGCTCGTCGCGTGCGGCGCGGTTGCCGATCAGATGACCCGCAGCACCGCAGTTGACACACCGGTGGCATCACCGGTTGTACGGCGCACCGGGGATCCACAACGCGGTGCAGCCCTGTTTGCCGGTACTGTGGAGATTGCCGGGTTTGTCGCCTGCCGTGGTTGCCACGCTGTCGATCCGGCAGCCAGCGACAGTTTGGGTCCCAACCTGGCGGGCATTGCGCTGCGCGCCGGTTCACGCATCTCTGGTGTCGCTGCTGATGTCTATATTCGCCGTTCAATCGAGATACATGATGATTTCGTTGTGCCAGGGTTCGAGGCTGGTCTGGCGCGCGCTGTGGTCGGGCGCGACTTTGGCGAAATCTTGAGCGACCAGGATATTGCCGACCTGACGGCGTACCTGCTGACGCTCGACCAGGCGCCGATTGCACAGCCGCCAACGCCCGACTCCTCGCCCGCTCCAACGCTATCGCCAGAACCGGCGACCGTCACAGCAGCGCTGGCAGCCTTCCCCCTGCCAGCCACAACCGCCGCTGCCACACTGCCGCCAACCCCGACGACCACGGTCGAACCATCGCCGGTGGCTTCACCATCGCCATCGCCCGGCAATCGCGCGCTAACCACGGTCAGCCCGACAATCATGGCGAGAGAGACGCCGCACGCACCTGCGACACCATCACCTACGGCAGCAATACCGATTATTCCGCCGCCGCCGACCGATGCCGCGACGCCATCCCCCGCGCCGCCAGCGAATACTCCACCTGCGTCTGGCGCCGATGGCTCGCTTCCGGCGGAACTGGCGGTCTACACCGGATGCATGACCTGTCACGATCAACACCCGCAGAGCGTCGTCACAATGCCGCATGTGCGTTTCCCGCAGTGCTCCGCCTGTCACAGCGGTTCACCCTCGCGTGTGGGTTGCCCGACCTGTCATAGCATGCACCGCATTGAGGCGCCACATGGCGGCGAGAACCCAAACCTGCCGTGCAGTCATTGCCACGCGGACCGGTAG
- the rnhA gene encoding ribonuclease HI yields the protein MSSKKKQYYIVVKGRNPGVYTQWFGKGEAAEQVEGFPEAVYKSFYTHEEAINWLKSFPKETLLEVAPNLATYLDTYAETTVSTGDIANDLLNSGKVVMFTDGCFDSESGSGGYGVILKHRDRTKEISGGFRETTNNRMEIRACIEGLRALKRPSEVVIFSDSKYVVDSMSKGWVQRWKDQGWMRNEKDQAENSDLWEQLLELCNQHRVEFRWVKGHNHTKENERCDQLASEAAKRSDLPIDRRSP from the coding sequence ATGAGCAGCAAGAAAAAACAGTACTATATCGTCGTAAAAGGACGAAATCCTGGAGTCTACACACAATGGTTCGGCAAAGGCGAAGCCGCCGAGCAGGTCGAAGGTTTCCCCGAAGCGGTATATAAAAGTTTCTATACCCACGAAGAAGCCATAAACTGGCTCAAATCGTTCCCAAAGGAGACTTTACTGGAAGTTGCACCCAATCTGGCTACCTATCTCGACACCTATGCCGAGACTACAGTTAGCACGGGTGATATTGCTAATGATTTACTTAACTCTGGTAAAGTGGTGATGTTTACCGATGGTTGTTTCGATTCAGAGTCAGGTTCTGGCGGTTATGGTGTTATTCTCAAGCATCGTGACAGAACAAAGGAAATATCGGGAGGTTTTCGGGAAACAACAAACAACCGAATGGAAATAAGAGCCTGTATCGAAGGTTTGCGAGCCTTGAAACGCCCTTCTGAAGTTGTTATCTTTAGCGACTCAAAGTATGTTGTTGATAGTATGTCAAAAGGTTGGGTTCAGCGATGGAAGGATCAAGGCTGGATGAGGAATGAGAAAGATCAAGCGGAAAACTCTGATTTATGGGAGCAGTTGCTTGAGCTCTGTAATCAACACCGGGTAGAGTTTCGCTGGGTGAAGGGGCATAATCACACGAAAGAAAATGAACGCTGCGACCAGTTAGCGTCAGAGGCGGCGAAAAGGAGTGATTTGCCCATTGATCGGCGATCTCCATAA
- a CDS encoding Gfo/Idh/MocA family protein, protein MSTPVRIGIVGAGAVVVHGHVPSLQAIPGVQVIAICDTNLARAQEAAAKFNIPHVFADYRDLIARDDVDAITVAVPNVFHAPVAIAALEAGKHVLCEKPLATSVEDGKAMVAAAEKAGKVLAINMSNRPRPEILMLRQMAQAGRFGKITYAFGRMLRRNGIPGYGSWFTRKELAGGGATMDIGVHMLDMVYWILGFPPVSTVRGEIQAVHGPYERGLGGWGADHVPGGTFDVDDLAAIHLRLANGGLVTIEVTWAIHARNEERIQIAGDLAGADYFPDLYGRDHPLRIYRTEDGVPVEVAPDVPKKEWAWAEGFRHFVAACRGEGAPLATGAEGLAVLRLLEAAYRSAAAGTEVRV, encoded by the coding sequence ATGTCCACCCCCGTTCGCATCGGCATTGTTGGCGCTGGCGCCGTCGTTGTTCACGGCCACGTTCCCTCGCTTCAGGCGATTCCCGGCGTTCAGGTCATCGCTATCTGCGACACCAATCTGGCGCGCGCGCAGGAAGCTGCCGCAAAGTTCAACATTCCGCATGTTTTTGCCGATTACCGCGATCTGATTGCGCGAGACGACGTGGATGCCATCACTGTGGCTGTGCCAAACGTCTTCCACGCTCCGGTTGCGATTGCAGCGCTCGAAGCGGGCAAACACGTGCTGTGTGAGAAGCCGCTGGCAACCAGCGTGGAGGATGGCAAGGCGATGGTCGCTGCTGCCGAAAAAGCCGGCAAAGTGCTGGCAATCAACATGAGCAATCGCCCTCGCCCCGAAATTCTGATGCTGCGCCAGATGGCGCAGGCGGGACGTTTTGGGAAGATCACGTATGCTTTTGGGCGCATGCTGCGGCGCAACGGCATTCCCGGCTATGGGTCGTGGTTTACGCGCAAAGAACTGGCAGGCGGCGGTGCAACGATGGATATCGGCGTCCACATGCTCGATATGGTCTACTGGATTCTGGGGTTTCCTCCGGTCAGCACAGTGCGCGGCGAGATCCAGGCGGTACACGGTCCATACGAGCGCGGGCTTGGCGGTTGGGGCGCTGACCACGTGCCGGGAGGGACGTTCGATGTCGATGATCTGGCGGCGATCCATCTGCGGCTGGCGAACGGCGGGCTGGTAACAATCGAGGTCACCTGGGCGATCCACGCGCGCAACGAGGAGCGCATTCAGATCGCCGGCGACCTGGCAGGCGCCGATTATTTCCCCGATCTCTACGGCAGGGATCATCCGCTGCGCATCTATCGCACCGAAGATGGCGTTCCGGTCGAGGTGGCGCCCGATGTGCCGAAGAAAGAGTGGGCATGGGCGGAAGGGTTTCGCCATTTCGTCGCCGCCTGCCGGGGCGAAGGCGCACCGCTGGCGACAGGCGCGGAGGGGCTGGCGGTGCTGCGCCTGCTCGAAGCGGCGTATCGCTCAGCCGCTGCCGGTACGGAAGTGCGGGTGTGA
- a CDS encoding Ppx/GppA phosphatase family protein produces the protein MQKRIGIIDLGSNTTRMIVMGYTPHHSFRLLDEVRESVRLAEGIGPDGRLTPSAMDRAVATMRLFHALSHSEQVQMIVPVATSAVREATNQAEFVARVAAEASVSMRVLTAREEAYYGYLGVVNSIDLRDGFTIDIGGGSTQVSMVRGRGFLRWYSQPIGALRAAERFVRSDPISNKDFRALESGVADYFASLDWLNVEQGPMLVGIGGTIRTLAEIDQKLHGYPLDRVHGYVLLRERLEALINQLRSMDQRQREDVPGLRRDRADLILPGAVILAHLMRRGGFEALTVGGQGLREGIFYEHFLVGEQPPLFADMRGFSVQNLARIYNYEALHAAKVRDLALSMFDQLRSLHHYGEWERMLLGYAATLHDIGLAVNYYDHHKHGAYLVLNSALQGFTHREIALIALLVQFHRKGDVDAGPLRAILHPDDEQRVLRLAALLRIAEYLERRKCQVVQDIMVEVGDPVRMVARTIGDAAVEIWDANRASRLFRKAYGRDVAIC, from the coding sequence ATGCAGAAACGCATCGGTATCATTGATCTGGGATCGAACACCACTCGCATGATCGTGATGGGGTACACGCCGCATCACTCATTCCGTCTCCTGGACGAAGTTCGCGAAAGTGTGCGTTTGGCGGAAGGAATTGGTCCTGACGGTCGGTTGACGCCTTCCGCGATGGACCGGGCGGTGGCGACAATGCGTCTGTTCCATGCACTGAGCCATTCAGAGCAGGTACAGATGATCGTGCCGGTGGCGACAAGCGCCGTGCGTGAAGCGACCAATCAGGCGGAGTTCGTCGCGCGGGTCGCCGCAGAAGCTAGCGTGTCGATGCGAGTGCTCACGGCGCGCGAAGAGGCATACTACGGTTACCTCGGCGTAGTCAACTCCATTGATCTACGAGACGGGTTCACCATCGACATCGGCGGCGGCAGCACGCAGGTGTCGATGGTGCGTGGGCGCGGGTTTCTCCGCTGGTACAGCCAGCCCATTGGCGCACTGCGCGCCGCCGAACGTTTTGTTCGATCTGATCCGATCAGCAACAAAGATTTCCGCGCCCTCGAATCTGGCGTCGCTGACTATTTCGCATCGCTCGACTGGCTGAACGTCGAGCAGGGTCCGATGCTGGTCGGCATCGGTGGTACAATCCGCACGCTTGCCGAGATCGATCAGAAATTGCACGGATATCCGCTCGACCGTGTTCACGGGTATGTTCTTCTGCGCGAGCGGCTGGAAGCGCTGATTAATCAGTTACGGAGCATGGATCAGCGGCAGCGTGAGGATGTTCCCGGTCTCAGGCGTGATCGCGCCGATCTTATTCTCCCTGGCGCCGTTATCCTGGCGCACCTGATGCGGCGTGGCGGGTTCGAGGCGTTGACGGTCGGCGGTCAGGGGTTGCGTGAGGGCATTTTTTACGAGCACTTTCTGGTTGGCGAGCAACCGCCGCTCTTCGCCGATATGCGCGGGTTCAGCGTGCAAAACCTGGCGCGCATCTACAACTACGAGGCGCTCCACGCCGCCAAGGTGCGCGACCTGGCGCTCTCAATGTTCGATCAACTGCGCTCACTGCACCACTACGGCGAGTGGGAACGCATGCTGCTCGGCTATGCAGCAACACTCCACGACATCGGGCTGGCGGTCAATTACTACGACCACCACAAGCATGGCGCGTATCTGGTGTTGAACAGCGCCCTCCAGGGGTTTACCCACCGCGAAATCGCTCTGATCGCGCTCCTGGTGCAGTTTCATCGCAAGGGTGATGTAGACGCGGGTCCGTTGCGCGCAATTCTGCACCCGGACGATGAGCAGCGTGTGCTCCGGCTGGCGGCGCTGTTGCGTATCGCAGAATATCTGGAGCGGCGCAAGTGTCAGGTTGTGCAGGATATTATGGTTGAGGTTGGCGACCCGGTGCGGATGGTGGCGCGCACCATCGGCGATGCGGCGGTCGAAATCTGGGATGCAAACCGGGCGTCGCGCCTGTTCCGTAAAGCGTATGGGCGCGATGTCGCGATCTGTTGA